In one window of Gossypium hirsutum isolate 1008001.06 chromosome A01, Gossypium_hirsutum_v2.1, whole genome shotgun sequence DNA:
- the LOC107942331 gene encoding zinc finger protein SHOOT GRAVITROPISM 5, whose protein sequence is MLDNSSISAAPLPSSSSDPLTPLENGATHKRKRKPAGTPDPNAEVVSLSPKTLLESDRYVCEICNQGFQRDQNLQMHRRRHKVPWKLLKRESQEVKKRVFVCPEPTCLHHDPCHALGDLVGIKKHFRRKHSNQKQWVCEKCSKGYAVQSDYKAHLKTCGTRGHSCDCGRVFSRVESFIEHQDACTTRRVQPELQAQLQPAAACSSRTASSTSPSSDANFSIAPLHGLPITKSTEPVFLYKRVSGSDHQRQHLQHNLELQLLPSSTANSRDSDEEYATHLKLSIGSNDGGEKNASKTTLEASRLKEFASGQLKLAMAEKAYAEKARQEAKRQIEMAELEFASAKRIRQQAQGELEKAQALKDQATKKISATIMQITCQTCKHQFQTSTAAGPDDETSLAMSYMSSATTEGEGE, encoded by the exons ATGTTAGACAACTCTTCAATTTCTGCTGCACCCCTTCCATCTTCCTCCTCTGATCCCCTCACTCCTTTGGAAAATGGGGCCAcccataaaagaaaaagaaagccagCAGGCACGCCAG ATCCTAATGCAGAGGTGGTTTCTTTATCTCCGAAAACGTTGCTGGAATCGGATAGATATGTTTGTGAGATCTGCAACCAAGGGTTTCAAAGAGACCAGAACCTGCAAATGCATAGGAGAAGGCATAAGGTGCCATGGAAGCTGCTGAAAAGGGAATCACAAGAGGTGAAGAAGAGGGTGTTCGTTTGCCCCGAGCCAACCTGCTTGCATCATGACCCTTGCCATGCTTTAGGTGATCTGGTTGGCATCAAGAAACATTTCCGGCGGAAACACAGCAATCAGAAACAGTGGGTTTGCGAGAAATGCTCTAAAGGTTACGCTGTTCAGTCTGATTACAAGGCTCATCTCAAGACTTGTGGCACCCGGGGCCATTCTTGTGACTGTGGCCGTGTCTTTTCCAG GGTGGAGAGTTTCATTGAACACCAAGATGCTTGCACCACTCGACGAGTTCAACCTGAGTTGCAGGCGCAGCTGCAACCTGCAGCAGCCTGCTCCTCTCGGACGGCTTCAAGCACTAGTCCTTCAAGCGATGCCAACTTTAGCATCGCCCCATTGCATGGATTGCCGATTACAAAATCAACGGAGCCTGTTTTCTTGTACAAGCGTGTGTCTGGTTCAGACCATCAGCGCCAACATCTGCAACACAATCTTGAACTTCAACTTCTACCTTCATCAACCGCTAACTCGAGGGATTCAGATGAGGAGTACGCTACTCATTTGAAGCTATCGATAGGGTCCAACGACGGTGGCGAAAAGAATGCAAGTAAAACGACATTGGAAGCTAGTAGGTTGAAAGAGTTCGCAAGTGGGCAGCTAAAGTTGGCCATGGCCGAGAAGGCCTACGCCGAAAAGGCTAGACAAGAAGCTAAGAGACAGATCGAGATGGCTGAGCTTGAGTTCGCTAGTGCAAAGAGGATAAGGCAACAAGCGCAAGGTGAACTGGAGAAAGCTCAAGCCTTGAAAGATCAAGCCACAAAGAAGATAAGTGCTACAATCATGCAGATCACTTGTCAAACTTGCAAGCATCAGTTCCAAACATCAACAGCTGCTGGTCCAGATGATGAGACCTCACTTGCTATGAGTTACATGTCTTCAGCCACAACAGAAGGGGAAGGAGAGTGA